In Thermanaerothrix sp., the genomic window TAAAGCGATAAAGGCCATACCTTCCCTAGATCCCAAAGCCCTCCGTCCCTGGGGGCCAAACCATCCAAAGGCGCTAGAACACCAGGTCATCCCACGTACTGCACCTTGTCCATGGGGATCGACTTGCCGTCCTTAAGGTGAAGGGTGACGGCGCCGTCCTTCATCTCTACGAACTGCACCACCCCAGCGGCGTCAGATCCGTCTTCACCGGTGTAGCCCACCGTGCGCCCCACGTAGTTCACCGCCGACGCCATGGACATCTTGGCCAAACTCTCTATCCCCTTGGCCATGTTCACCTGCTGCTCCAAGGCGGAGAACTGGGCCATCTGGGCTATGAAGTCCTTGTCCTTAAGGGGGTCCAGCGGGTCCTGATGGGTCAGCTGGGCCACCAGGAGCTTCAGGAAATCGTCCTTACCTAGCTCCGTCTTGGTGGTCCGCTGTTTCTCCGCTCCAACCTCCACGCCGCTGCCGCTTACCCCGTTAACCCCGTCAGCCATCCCTATACCTCCTCACGCAAGCCAGTGCAAAAGCCCGTTCCTCAGGTCAACCCTGAAAAGCTGGCCATCCTCAACTTCCTCTCCGTCCCCCTCAATCCCCACGGAAGACCTCCTGCCCTTCCCCGACGGGCCATCCTTGGGACGGCGCTCATCGTTCCTCAAGTCCACCGAAAGGCCCGACACCTGAAGGCCCTGGGCTTCCAGGGACTCCTTAAGCCGCTGTGACTGGGCCTGCACCATCCCAAGAAGCTCACGGTTGTCAACCCTTATCCGGGCGCTCACCTCGCCCCCATCCAGGAGGAGCTGAACCTCAACCCGGCCCAAAGAGGGAGGCTCCACAACAACCGTGGCCCTGCCGGCTCCGGACGCGGCCTCCTGGAACACCCGAACCAGGCCCTCGCCAAGCGCCGCTTCCCCGGTGTGCCCAAGCCTCAGGGGCCAAGCCCCTGGGGCCGGGGCGGGGTCCAAGACAGACCCATTAAAACCCGCCTCCCGGTGAGGGGCAAGGTGGTTCAGCAAAGATCCCTGGGGCACTGGTCTATCCTTCCTCGCCCCATGGGAGGCCTCCGAAACCCTCAAGACCTCCCCCTGCTCCTCCTCGAAACCCCTCTTGTTCCTCAAGGACACATCCCTTGACCCCTGGGACGGCCTTAGAGCTTCAAGGGGCGAGCCGCCAACCCTGGGAGCATCATCCTCCAGGACCGATCTGCCTTCCAGCTTCCCATGGGCGGCTACGGCCTTCAAAGGCGGCTCCGCCTGGGATTTAGCCTCCATGGATAAACCCGGTGGATCGGCCTGAGCACGGGCGTCTTCCAAAGAACCTGGAACTCCGTCCTCTACCTCGGCTGAAACCGCCGTGGCTAAGGCCTCCGAACCCGCAACGCAAAGCTCCCTTTGGCCCTTGGCGCCCCTCCCCATCTCCTCCAAAGCGGCGATGAACCGGGAGAGCCTCACGCCTACGGGATCATCCTCCACCCATGCCTCTTTGGCTTCTGAGGGGCCGTCCTCGCCGCATCCCAGGGCCCTTGCCTCATCGTCTCCCATGGGCGCACCCTCGCCGTGGGCACGGAAGCTAAGGTCTCCTTCCACCTCCCAACCCGCTGGGGCGCCATCGCTGCATTCCTCGTCGCTTCCCTTAAAGAACAGATGACTCAAAGGCGCCTCAACCCCACGGGAGGACGGGGAAGAAACCTGGTTTGCGCAATCATCGGGAACTGTTGGATCCTCTACGGACTTGCCGAGGGCCGCATTTAAATTTAAAAGCCGCTGCCTCAGGTGCCACTTAAGGCCAACGGCGCCAGCCGACACCTTCCCCTGCGGCGCCTCCCTTGTCCCTTGCGCCTCGGCCAATCCGATTAAATCACCAAAGGCCGCCTCCACCTGCACCCCCTCGGAACCCTCGCCGGCAAGGGCCCTCTCCAAAGCGCTTGCGAAGGGGTTCCCATCCCCGGATGACAGAACCAACCCCCCCTCAGGGGACCGCACTCCCCCCAAGGGGCGCACCGCTTCTCCGGAGCTAACCGTCCCCTGATCCAAAGGGAAAACCGAAAGGTCACCCATGAACGCACCTCCACGTCAAGGCTTCTTACCCATCTTAGCAAGCCGTTCCGTCAGCCTCGCCGCCCGGTCCGCGTCCATGCGTCCCAGTATCTTGGCCGCCTGTTCGTTAGGCAGCCTTGAGAGTATCTCCACCGCCAGGTCCTCGTCCATCTTGCCCAGTATCTGGGCCGCGTTCCTGGGGGACATGTCCTTGTAGGTCTTCAATACATCCTCCAGGGACTCCTCTAAGACCTGCGGTTTTGTATCGTCGCTCGAGGCAAGCTCCTTTAGCTTCGCCTGGAGTTCCTCCTGAAGCTTCACAACCTGAAGGGTCCTGCGGCTTAAGTCCTCGGAGACCGCCTCCGCGGCGGCCTTCTCCCGGTCCAGCTCCGCCTTCATCTTGGCCAGGTTCTCCTCCATGAGCTTGATCTCCATCATCCGGCGGTCCTGGGCGGACATGGCGTAGGTGGAGGGTATGCCCAGGGCGGCGCCCAAAGAAGATCCCACCTTGGGTATGCGGTACACGGCGCTGAAGAGAGGCCCCCTGAGGTCCACCGCCCCTGAAAAGTGAAGCCCCAGCGCCGCCCCAAGGGACAAGAGCAGGATCAGCCCAAGGCGCTTAAGAGCGGAAGAGCCCTTGGACTTCTTTTTCTTGTCATCCTTCTTAGGCTGTTCCTTCGGCCTCTCCTCCAGGAGCTCCTCCTTATCTATCTCCACGTCCTGGGGCATCACATGCTACCTCCCCGGTCATACTTCCTGTACAGTGCCAACACGTTCTTCACGTACCTCTGGGTCTCGGGGAACGGAGGAACCCCGCCGTAGGAGTCAACCCTGCCAGCTCCGGCGTTGTAAGCCGCCAGGGCCTTCTCCACATCCCCGCCGTAGCGCTCAATGAGCTGGGCCAGGTACTTTATCCCCCCCTCCAGGTTCCTCACCGGATCCCTGGGATCCACCCCCAAAGCCCTGGCGGTTCCCGGCATGAGCTGCATGAGCCCTATGGCCCCTGCGCTGGACACCGCGTCCTCCCGACCCCCAGACTCGTGCCTCATCACCGCCCTCGCAAGATCCGGATCCACCCCGTACTGCTCGCAAAGGCGCCTCAACTCCGGCTCCCACTTCATAAGCCGCTCCGACACGCTGGAAGGGACCTCCGGGTCTCCCTCCGGAAGGGACGGATCCCCAAGGTCCCCCTGGGCCTTGGAGAGCACCTCCTCAAAGGACGCGGCCTCCCCCATCGGCCTTCTCTCGATGCCAAAACGTGACTCTATCTCCCTTATCCTTCCAAGGACAGCATCCATGCAACCCTCGGGCCTCATGCCGCACCTCCAACCCCGTTTCTACGAAGAGCAATCTCATCCAAAAGGGCCTGCTCCGCCGCGGACTCCT contains:
- the flgD gene encoding flagellar hook assembly protein FlgD; the encoded protein is MADGVNGVSGSGVEVGAEKQRTTKTELGKDDFLKLLVAQLTHQDPLDPLKDKDFIAQMAQFSALEQQVNMAKGIESLAKMSMASAVNYVGRTVGYTGEDGSDAAGVVQFVEMKDGAVTLHLKDGKSIPMDKVQYVG
- a CDS encoding flagellar hook-length control protein FliK, with the translated sequence MGDLSVFPLDQGTVSSGEAVRPLGGVRSPEGGLVLSSGDGNPFASALERALAGEGSEGVQVEAAFGDLIGLAEAQGTREAPQGKVSAGAVGLKWHLRQRLLNLNAALGKSVEDPTVPDDCANQVSSPSSRGVEAPLSHLFFKGSDEECSDGAPAGWEVEGDLSFRAHGEGAPMGDDEARALGCGEDGPSEAKEAWVEDDPVGVRLSRFIAALEEMGRGAKGQRELCVAGSEALATAVSAEVEDGVPGSLEDARAQADPPGLSMEAKSQAEPPLKAVAAHGKLEGRSVLEDDAPRVGGSPLEALRPSQGSRDVSLRNKRGFEEEQGEVLRVSEASHGARKDRPVPQGSLLNHLAPHREAGFNGSVLDPAPAPGAWPLRLGHTGEAALGEGLVRVFQEAASGAGRATVVVEPPSLGRVEVQLLLDGGEVSARIRVDNRELLGMVQAQSQRLKESLEAQGLQVSGLSVDLRNDERRPKDGPSGKGRRSSVGIEGDGEEVEDGQLFRVDLRNGLLHWLA